One genomic segment of Nocardia spumae includes these proteins:
- a CDS encoding 4Fe-4S dicluster domain-containing protein, producing MMPGDAAVIDRAGLDRLVEVLRAHRYNVIGPQVRDGAVVLGELETGAALPDGWGVQTAPGRYRLVRREDAAVFSHSAGPGSWKQFLHPPRRKIADITPDLESAPIEEAPARYAFLGVRGCDLASIAILQRVLGGEHGDTSFDRRHEGLFVVAANCIEPGGVCFCASMGTGPGVSAGYDLALTERIDRLGHRFLVDIGTEAGASVLAEVGTHQASAADVTQAREAVTEAAGRMGRSMPDLDLRSLIRDSSESPHWQDVASRCLTCANCTMVCPTCFCTSTEDVTDLEGDHAERWEHWSSCFELDFSYQHGGSVRRSGESRYRQWLSHKLSTWYDQFGSSGCVGCGRCIAWCPAGIDLTAEVAALAEGAGDDQR from the coding sequence ATGATGCCCGGTGACGCGGCGGTGATCGACCGAGCGGGCCTCGACCGCTTGGTGGAGGTCCTGCGCGCACACCGATATAACGTGATCGGCCCGCAGGTGCGTGACGGTGCGGTGGTGCTGGGCGAGCTCGAGACCGGTGCTGCGCTGCCCGACGGGTGGGGAGTGCAGACCGCGCCCGGACGATACCGCTTGGTGCGCCGAGAAGACGCCGCCGTGTTCTCGCATTCCGCCGGCCCCGGATCGTGGAAGCAGTTCCTGCACCCGCCCCGCCGCAAAATCGCCGACATCACTCCGGATCTGGAATCCGCTCCGATCGAGGAGGCCCCGGCCCGGTACGCATTTCTCGGCGTCCGCGGTTGCGACCTCGCCTCGATCGCGATTCTTCAGCGAGTCCTCGGCGGCGAACACGGCGATACCTCGTTCGACCGGCGGCACGAGGGTCTGTTCGTTGTCGCCGCGAACTGCATCGAACCGGGGGGCGTGTGCTTCTGCGCCTCCATGGGTACCGGCCCCGGTGTCTCGGCCGGATACGACCTCGCCCTCACCGAGCGTATCGACCGGCTCGGCCACCGATTTCTGGTCGATATCGGCACCGAGGCCGGCGCGAGCGTCCTCGCCGAGGTCGGCACCCACCAGGCGAGCGCCGCGGATGTCACACAGGCGCGAGAAGCCGTCACCGAGGCCGCGGGCCGGATGGGCCGATCGATGCCCGACCTCGACCTCCGGTCCCTGATCCGTGACTCGAGCGAGTCCCCGCATTGGCAGGACGTGGCGAGTCGCTGCCTCACCTGCGCCAACTGCACCATGGTGTGCCCCACCTGCTTCTGCACCAGCACCGAGGACGTCACCGACCTCGAGGGAGACCACGCCGAACGATGGGAGCACTGGTCATCGTGCTTCGAACTCGACTTCTCCTACCAGCACGGCGGCAGTGTGCGGCGGTCCGGGGAGAGCCGGTACCGGCAGTGGCTCAGCCACAAGCTGAGCACCTGGTACGACCAGTTCGGCAGCTCCGGGTGCGTCGGCTGCGGACGCTGCATCGCGTGGTGCCCGGCCGGCATCGATCTGACCGCCGAAGTGGCCGCGCTGGCCGAAGGGGCCGGTGATGACCAGCGTTGA
- the otsB gene encoding trehalose-phosphatase produces the protein MEAAEPAGPVIDTRLFDAVVFDMDGVVTDTASIHAAAWTQVFDRFLAARRPGPGENCAPFDAADYRDFVDGKPRYDGVTDFLASRCISIPRGSPSDTGDMATICGLGNGKDEEFLARIAESGVPVFDTTVALVHRLRAAGVRTAVFSASRNAARILEAAGIGDLFAVRVDGVVAEELGLAGKPDPATLVLAAARLEAEPERTVVVEDAEAGVAAGRRGGFGLVVGIDRTGDTDRLADYGADVVVDDAARVDVRSGFQRLSEVPDALECWPSIVDVVEGERVAVLLDFDGTVSDIVADPNAAVPVVGVRDALAGLAKCCPVAIVSGRDLDDLRERVGVQGIWYAGSHGFELTDPDGAVHVHDAGPQAEQALTGAATDLTGRLREIAGVVVEHKRFAVAVHHRRVAPEAVAEVVGTVHDVARRYRLRVTTGRKVTELRPDVDWDKGRALGWILDHLTLPVTAVYLGDDLTDEDAFDAIDVTGIPIVVRHDDIGDRRTAARFALDNPERAAELLDRLAGLLAGESGWAAADSWSLTYSGYDPASERLREALCAVGNGYLVTRGAAPESVATGHHYPGTYIAGVYNRLSDEIAGRTVENESLVNLPNWLALSWRVGDGAWFDPDSAELLDYTQEFDLRRAVLTRRMRYRDPAGRITAVTQRRFAAMHSSHVCALRTTLVAENWAGPITIRSGIDTAVRNAGVNRYRDLSGTHLSELRSCAPAPDTTLAVMRTSRSLLTVAVAVHTSIAADTVTSAEFAADGLIGHRFELSAASGRTLVIDKTAVLFTGRDPAISAPDDAALRLLADLPAFDDLLADHVEAWEHVWRRLRIDLDGSVEAVRALRLHMLHLVQTLSPHTADLDVGVPARGLHGEAYRGHVFWDELFVLPVVTLRAPGLTRALLHYRYRRLPEARRAARALGRRGALYPWQSGSDGREESQRLHLNPRSGHWNPDPSARARHAGLAVAYNVWHFYQATGDRSFLIEFGAEMLVEIARFWAELADYDPAGNRYHIRGVIGPDEFHSGYPDAPYDGIDDNAYTNIMAVWVIRRAMDALELLAPRVRSELLDRLDVAAYEPTRWGEVADRMFVPFHDGMISQFTGYDELAELDWDSYRQHGDIRRLDRILEAADDDVNRYKVTKQADVLMLFYLLSSDELRELLERLGYDLAGEAIPRTVDYYLARTSHGSTLSAVVCAWVLARANRDRAMDFFDSVLESDIADIQGGTTAEGVHLGAMAGSIDLVQRCFTGLEIRADRLIFAPRWPSQLGPLVFAIGYRGHRLTVRIDAAAVEITSDADGVAPITIECRGRTAILATGSTVVLPADGQ, from the coding sequence GTGGAGGCTGCGGAACCGGCGGGCCCGGTGATCGATACCCGTCTTTTCGATGCCGTGGTGTTCGACATGGATGGTGTCGTCACCGATACGGCCTCGATTCACGCCGCCGCATGGACGCAGGTGTTCGATCGGTTCCTCGCCGCGCGACGGCCGGGTCCGGGCGAGAACTGCGCACCGTTCGACGCCGCCGATTACCGAGACTTCGTCGACGGTAAGCCGCGCTACGACGGAGTCACGGATTTCCTTGCCTCCCGGTGTATTTCGATTCCCCGCGGATCTCCCTCCGACACCGGCGACATGGCGACGATATGCGGACTGGGGAACGGCAAGGACGAGGAATTCCTCGCGCGGATCGCCGAGTCGGGTGTTCCGGTATTCGACACCACGGTCGCGCTGGTGCACCGTCTGCGTGCCGCCGGCGTGCGGACCGCGGTGTTCTCGGCCAGCCGTAACGCCGCTCGGATCCTCGAGGCCGCGGGGATCGGTGATCTGTTCGCGGTGCGGGTCGACGGTGTCGTCGCCGAGGAGCTCGGATTGGCCGGAAAACCCGATCCGGCGACGTTGGTGCTGGCCGCGGCCCGGCTGGAAGCCGAGCCCGAACGGACCGTCGTGGTCGAGGACGCCGAAGCAGGCGTGGCCGCCGGGCGCAGGGGTGGATTCGGGCTGGTCGTCGGGATCGATCGAACCGGAGATACGGACCGGTTGGCGGACTACGGCGCCGATGTCGTCGTCGACGATGCCGCCCGGGTGGACGTGCGCAGCGGTTTCCAGCGCCTCTCGGAGGTTCCGGATGCGTTGGAGTGCTGGCCGTCGATCGTCGACGTGGTGGAAGGCGAACGGGTGGCGGTGCTGCTGGACTTCGACGGCACCGTGTCCGATATCGTCGCCGATCCGAATGCCGCTGTCCCGGTCGTCGGCGTTCGCGACGCGTTGGCCGGACTCGCCAAATGTTGCCCGGTCGCCATCGTCTCCGGTCGCGACCTCGACGATCTGCGCGAGCGGGTCGGCGTCCAGGGGATCTGGTACGCGGGCAGCCACGGTTTCGAATTGACCGATCCCGACGGCGCCGTGCACGTCCACGATGCCGGGCCGCAGGCCGAACAGGCACTCACCGGTGCGGCGACGGACCTGACCGGCCGGTTGCGCGAGATCGCGGGAGTAGTGGTCGAGCACAAGCGTTTCGCGGTCGCCGTCCATCATCGCCGGGTCGCGCCCGAGGCAGTGGCGGAGGTGGTCGGCACCGTCCACGATGTCGCTCGCCGATACCGGCTGCGGGTCACCACCGGCCGCAAGGTCACCGAGTTGCGCCCGGACGTCGACTGGGACAAGGGCCGAGCGCTGGGCTGGATCCTGGATCATCTGACTCTGCCCGTGACCGCGGTGTATCTGGGTGACGATCTGACCGATGAGGACGCTTTCGACGCGATCGACGTCACCGGAATCCCGATCGTGGTACGGCACGACGACATCGGCGACCGGCGCACCGCTGCCCGTTTCGCACTGGACAATCCCGAACGCGCCGCGGAGCTGCTGGACCGGCTGGCCGGCCTGCTCGCCGGTGAAAGCGGCTGGGCGGCAGCGGATTCCTGGAGTCTCACCTATTCCGGATACGATCCGGCGTCGGAGCGGTTGCGTGAGGCGCTGTGCGCGGTCGGCAACGGCTACCTCGTCACTCGCGGCGCCGCACCGGAATCGGTGGCAACCGGACATCATTACCCGGGCACCTATATCGCCGGTGTCTACAACCGGCTCAGCGACGAGATCGCCGGGCGCACAGTCGAGAACGAGAGCCTGGTGAACCTGCCGAACTGGCTGGCACTGAGTTGGCGGGTCGGCGACGGCGCCTGGTTCGATCCCGACTCCGCCGAATTACTGGACTACACACAAGAATTCGATCTTCGACGGGCGGTTCTCACCCGGCGGATGCGCTACCGCGACCCGGCCGGGCGCATCACCGCCGTGACCCAGCGCCGGTTCGCCGCGATGCACTCGTCACATGTGTGCGCGCTGCGGACCACGCTGGTCGCCGAGAACTGGGCGGGGCCGATCACGATCCGCTCGGGAATCGACACCGCGGTGCGCAACGCGGGAGTGAACCGTTACCGCGATCTGTCCGGAACACATCTGAGCGAGCTCCGGTCGTGCGCGCCCGCCCCGGACACCACGCTGGCGGTGATGCGGACCAGCCGATCGCTGCTGACCGTCGCAGTCGCAGTGCATACGTCGATCGCGGCCGATACGGTGACGAGTGCGGAGTTCGCCGCGGACGGGCTGATCGGACACCGGTTCGAGCTATCCGCCGCCAGCGGAAGAACCCTCGTCATCGACAAGACGGCGGTGCTGTTCACCGGACGTGATCCGGCCATCTCCGCGCCCGATGACGCCGCGCTTCGACTGCTGGCCGATCTCCCCGCATTCGATGACCTGCTCGCCGACCACGTCGAGGCGTGGGAGCATGTGTGGCGGCGGCTGCGCATCGATCTCGACGGCAGCGTCGAGGCGGTTCGCGCCCTGCGCCTGCATATGTTGCACCTGGTGCAGACCTTGTCGCCGCACACGGCGGACCTGGACGTCGGTGTGCCGGCCCGCGGGCTGCACGGTGAGGCCTACCGCGGTCATGTGTTCTGGGACGAGTTGTTCGTCCTGCCGGTGGTGACGCTGCGGGCGCCCGGGCTGACCCGGGCACTGCTGCACTACCGCTACCGGCGGCTGCCCGAGGCCCGCCGGGCGGCCCGCGCCCTGGGGCGCCGAGGCGCGTTGTATCCGTGGCAGTCGGGCAGCGACGGCCGGGAGGAGAGCCAGCGCCTGCACCTGAACCCGCGATCGGGACACTGGAATCCCGATCCGAGCGCGCGGGCTCGGCACGCCGGGCTGGCGGTGGCCTACAACGTATGGCACTTCTACCAGGCCACCGGCGATCGTTCGTTCCTCATCGAATTCGGTGCCGAGATGCTGGTCGAAATCGCGCGATTCTGGGCGGAGCTGGCGGACTACGACCCGGCCGGCAACCGCTACCACATTCGCGGTGTCATCGGCCCCGACGAGTTCCATTCCGGGTATCCGGACGCGCCCTACGACGGCATCGATGACAACGCCTACACCAACATCATGGCGGTCTGGGTGATCCGGCGTGCGATGGATGCGCTGGAACTGCTGGCGCCCCGAGTCCGGTCCGAACTGCTGGACCGGCTCGATGTGGCCGCCTACGAGCCGACGCGGTGGGGCGAGGTCGCCGATCGCATGTTCGTCCCCTTTCACGACGGCATGATCAGCCAGTTCACCGGCTATGACGAACTGGCGGAACTGGATTGGGACTCCTACCGGCAGCATGGTGACATCCGCCGCCTGGATCGCATCCTCGAAGCCGCGGATGACGATGTGAACCGGTACAAGGTCACCAAACAGGCCGATGTGCTCATGCTGTTCTATCTGCTCTCGTCCGACGAGTTACGAGAACTGCTCGAACGCTTGGGCTACGACCTGGCGGGTGAGGCGATTCCCCGCACGGTCGACTACTACCTGGCCCGCACGTCCCACGGATCCACACTCAGCGCGGTCGTCTGTGCGTGGGTGCTGGCCCGCGCGAACCGGGACCGGGCCATGGATTTCTTCGACAGCGTGCTCGAGTCCGATATCGCCGACATCCAGGGCGGGACGACGGCCGAGGGCGTCCATCTCGGAGCGATGGCGGGCAGCATCGATCTGGTCCAGCGCTGCTTCACCGGGCTCGAAATCCGTGCCGATCGCCTCATATTCGCGCCGCGGTGGCCGTCGCAGCTGGGACCGCTGGTGTTCGCCATCGGGTATCGAGGCCACCGGCTCACCGTCCGGATCGACGCCGCCGCCGTGGAGATCACCTCCGACGCGGACGGGGTAGCGCCGATCACGATCGAATGCCGGGGCCGCACAGCGATTCTGGCGACCGGAAGCACCGTGGTCCTGCCGGCCGACGGGCAGTGA
- a CDS encoding FAD/NAD(P)-binding protein, producing the protein MNVAAETRPTAVGDTMLPYRVIARVPQTRDTVTVALEPIHTAAQRFRAGQFMMLYSYGVGEIAVSVSADPTTTDNVLEHTIRAVGAVSAALHDTTIGGVIGVRGPFGIGWHPESAAGRDLVIIGGGVGLAPLRPVIAGALAARDRYRRVILITGARTPSDILFRHDQDRWAATGSLELHQTVDHPAPGWTGAVGFVTEPLAQLRLDSAHTTAFLCGPEPMMRFCARTLRRKGVAATDIRLSLERNMQCGVARCGHCQLGPLLLCRDGPVVDYATAEPLLAIREL; encoded by the coding sequence ATGAACGTCGCGGCCGAGACTCGCCCGACCGCGGTCGGCGATACGATGCTGCCCTACCGGGTCATCGCACGCGTCCCGCAGACCCGGGACACCGTCACCGTCGCGCTCGAGCCGATTCACACTGCGGCACAACGATTTCGAGCCGGTCAATTCATGATGCTCTACAGCTACGGCGTCGGCGAGATCGCGGTGTCCGTCAGCGCGGACCCCACCACGACCGACAATGTGCTCGAACATACGATCCGGGCGGTCGGGGCGGTCAGCGCGGCGTTGCACGACACCACCATCGGCGGCGTGATCGGTGTGCGCGGACCGTTCGGCATCGGATGGCATCCGGAATCCGCGGCGGGGCGCGACCTGGTGATCATCGGTGGCGGTGTCGGGCTCGCGCCACTGCGGCCGGTCATCGCCGGTGCGCTTGCCGCGCGCGACCGTTATCGGCGCGTCATCCTCATCACCGGGGCGCGGACGCCGTCGGACATTCTCTTCCGCCACGACCAGGATCGCTGGGCCGCGACCGGTTCGCTCGAACTGCACCAGACCGTCGACCACCCGGCTCCCGGCTGGACCGGCGCGGTCGGATTCGTCACCGAACCCCTCGCTCAGCTGCGACTGGACTCCGCACACACCACGGCATTCCTCTGCGGTCCGGAACCGATGATGCGGTTCTGCGCCCGGACCTTGCGGCGCAAGGGCGTCGCCGCCACCGACATCCGACTGTCGCTGGAGCGCAACATGCAGTGCGGTGTGGCCCGGTGTGGACACTGTCAGCTCGGTCCGCTGCTGCTGTGCCGGGACGGGCCGGTCGTCGACTACGCCACCGCGGAACCACTACTGGCCATCCGGGAATTGTGA
- a CDS encoding oxidoreductase yields MDTPTLAVWKFTSCDGCQLTLLDCEDELLTLADRVRIVHFLEASSAVEPGPYDVSLVEGSITTPDDIRRITEIREQSRILVTIGACATHGGIQALRNFADITEFTSLIYASPQHIATLATSTPISAHVPVDFELRGCPIDRHQLLGALTAFLAGRKPDIPNTSVCTECKRRGTTCVTVAHGIPCLGPVTQAGCGALCPAYRRGCFGCFGPMAKPNIGALLPILRINGMSTDDIDHTFSTFAVAAPEFAERVHDEPSQ; encoded by the coding sequence ATGGATACCCCGACACTCGCGGTCTGGAAGTTCACCTCCTGCGACGGCTGCCAGCTCACCCTTCTCGACTGCGAGGACGAACTACTCACCCTCGCCGACCGGGTGCGTATCGTGCACTTCCTGGAAGCCTCCAGTGCGGTCGAGCCGGGACCGTACGACGTCTCGCTGGTGGAGGGTTCGATCACCACGCCCGACGACATCCGGCGCATCACCGAAATCCGCGAGCAATCCAGAATTCTCGTGACGATCGGCGCCTGCGCGACTCACGGCGGCATCCAGGCGCTGCGCAATTTCGCCGATATCACCGAATTCACATCGCTGATCTACGCCAGCCCGCAGCACATCGCGACGCTGGCCACCTCCACCCCGATATCCGCGCACGTACCGGTCGATTTCGAACTGCGCGGATGCCCCATCGACCGACACCAACTACTCGGCGCCCTGACCGCGTTCCTGGCGGGTCGCAAGCCGGACATTCCGAATACCAGCGTGTGCACCGAGTGCAAACGGCGCGGCACCACGTGTGTGACAGTGGCACACGGCATTCCCTGCCTGGGCCCGGTCACCCAGGCCGGTTGTGGCGCCCTGTGCCCGGCGTACCGGCGCGGTTGCTTCGGCTGCTTCGGCCCCATGGCGAAGCCGAATATCGGTGCGCTGCTGCCGATCCTGCGTATCAACGGAATGTCCACCGACGACATAGACCACACCTTCAGCACGTTCGCGGTGGCCGCGCCGGAATTCGCGGAACGGGTTCACGATGAGCCATCGCAGTAG
- a CDS encoding flavodoxin domain-containing protein, which yields MTPEPVLIAFGSTRGGTAEIAQWIAEALRRAGLDPRVRPAREIRSLDEYGAVVIGGSLYPGRRHRDARRLTKRFATVFGGRLAPDARGFIASSMAKNRAGDFRDEQRVTDWAADIAAQIIRC from the coding sequence ATGACACCCGAACCGGTACTGATCGCCTTCGGTTCCACACGCGGTGGCACGGCCGAGATCGCGCAATGGATAGCCGAGGCACTGCGACGAGCAGGACTCGACCCGCGGGTGCGCCCCGCACGCGAGATCCGCTCGCTCGATGAATACGGGGCCGTGGTCATCGGCGGTTCTCTCTACCCGGGTCGCCGGCATCGCGATGCGCGGCGCCTCACCAAACGATTCGCCACCGTCTTCGGCGGTCGACTCGCACCTGATGCGCGCGGGTTCATCGCCTCGTCGATGGCCAAGAATCGCGCCGGTGACTTCCGGGACGAACAACGCGTCACCGACTGGGCAGCGGATATCGCTGCACAGATCATCCGTTGCTGA
- a CDS encoding Crp/Fnr family transcriptional regulator, translating into MTSVDELSEFAHLATLTESQLQALAATGRDVSYPAGRRLITEGEAAEHCWLIRSGRVLLDAQVPEQADIAIQTLGPGELLGWSWLVPPYRWQFGACVTEPVEAIEFDSTALSRLADADPQFGLALVLMLFQALLDRLQATRARLLDLYRNPLESGRYHAHSDDGSGPR; encoded by the coding sequence ATGACCAGCGTTGACGAGTTGTCGGAGTTCGCCCACCTGGCGACGCTGACCGAGTCGCAGCTACAGGCTCTGGCCGCCACCGGACGGGATGTGTCCTATCCGGCCGGCCGGCGGTTGATCACGGAAGGTGAAGCGGCAGAGCACTGTTGGCTCATTCGCAGCGGCCGCGTCCTGCTCGACGCGCAGGTGCCCGAGCAGGCCGACATCGCGATACAGACACTCGGTCCCGGTGAGCTGCTGGGCTGGTCATGGCTGGTACCGCCGTACCGCTGGCAATTCGGGGCGTGCGTCACCGAGCCGGTCGAGGCGATCGAATTCGATTCCACAGCTCTGTCCCGTCTGGCCGACGCCGATCCGCAGTTCGGGCTGGCACTGGTCCTCATGTTGTTCCAAGCGCTGCTCGACCGGCTGCAGGCCACCCGGGCGAGGCTGCTGGACCTCTACCGCAACCCCCTCGAATCCGGCCGTTACCACGCGCATTCCGACGACGGGTCAGGTCCGCGATGA
- a CDS encoding GNAT family N-acetyltransferase has product MDLSDITYRTLTTRDKAAIRDLHAALDDRDGYYRFFGPRPKNFDHLADVIASDDPRHYAVGAFLGDRLIGVANYVVLADTHCAEVAMAVAHEDQQSGIGTALLTRLAADARRHGIDRFAADIMAANSKMMELLMDIDLPMAAQREDGVVHVILHL; this is encoded by the coding sequence ATGGATCTTTCCGACATCACCTATCGCACGCTCACCACACGTGACAAGGCCGCTATCCGCGATCTGCACGCGGCTCTCGACGACCGCGACGGCTACTACCGGTTCTTCGGCCCGCGGCCGAAGAACTTCGATCATCTGGCCGACGTGATCGCGAGCGACGACCCGCGACATTACGCGGTGGGCGCATTTCTCGGCGACCGGCTCATCGGCGTCGCGAACTATGTCGTGCTGGCCGATACCCACTGTGCCGAAGTCGCCATGGCGGTAGCCCACGAAGACCAGCAGTCCGGCATCGGAACCGCATTGCTCACGCGCCTGGCCGCCGACGCCCGCCGGCACGGGATCGATCGATTCGCCGCCGACATCATGGCGGCGAATTCGAAAATGATGGAGTTACTGATGGATATCGATCTCCCGATGGCCGCACAACGAGAAGACGGCGTCGTTCACGTGATCCTGCACTTGTGA
- the mgtA gene encoding magnesium-translocating P-type ATPase, whose product MNGAAVRSPSAAVTTAAATTLPESLPATTAAALTPVQVTTRLSATDTGLTAAEAARRRRRIGPNAVRTHRVRLVTVVVRQLRSPLLLLLAVTAAVSSLLGEHSDAVVIGVILAVSVGLGAVNEFRAERAAEALHERIRHGADVIRDGRPVSVDVIDLVPGDIVELRAGQLIPADVRLLSANGLQCDESVLTGESAGVTKSVEPVPPDTPVADLSSCALMGTVVSAGHARGVVVATAGATAFGRIALGLGKRQPDTEFQIGLRKFSMLLVWVAAALTTGIFAVNLALHRPVLDALLFSLAIAVGISPQLLPAVVSTGLAAGSRQLARCKVLVKRMVCIEDLGDVEVLFTDKTGTLTEGRIEFLRSLALDGTPGADPVALGLACTDATMTNGRPVGADSLDTALWTACGATHPGAQRFSRRATLPFDHVRRLVSVLVDQPDGTATVITKGAPEAVLARCTRIPDTARATLDDEFAAGHRIVAVATRPAPHHDHLTADVETGLTLSGFLVFLDPPKTSARQALQRLATLGISVKVITGDNPAVAAHICTELGLEAGLPLTGADLDRLDDRQLAEKLPTTTIFARVDPEQKARIVRTQRHTGLDVAFLGDGVNDALALHAADVGVSVDSATDVAKDAADIVLLEKDLRVLADGVMAGRRIFANTMKYVLMGTSSNFGNMFSAAGASAFLPFLPMLPAQILLNNLLYDTSQLAIPTDTVDPEQLARPARWDIGLIRRFMLVFGPISSVFDFATFALMLTVFHAGETLFQTGWFVESLCTQTLVLFVIRTRRSPFYRSRPSNGVLAAVLVAATTGVILPFTPLANRLGFTPLPIAFFGALALLVLVYLALAETAKRRFFRVPAPVPAERPRTPGHRVQRRAARFTTGSARPCGRRSPISTARHLRTRAHERSSP is encoded by the coding sequence ATGAACGGTGCCGCGGTGCGATCGCCCTCAGCAGCTGTCACGACCGCCGCCGCCACCACACTGCCCGAATCCCTGCCCGCGACCACCGCGGCCGCCCTGACTCCCGTACAGGTCACAACGCGGCTGTCCGCGACGGATACGGGCCTCACCGCGGCGGAGGCCGCGCGCCGACGGCGACGGATCGGGCCCAACGCGGTGCGTACTCATCGCGTACGGCTGGTCACCGTGGTGGTGCGTCAGCTCCGTTCACCGTTGCTGTTGCTGCTCGCGGTCACCGCCGCGGTGTCGTCCCTGCTCGGTGAGCATTCCGACGCGGTGGTCATCGGTGTCATTCTTGCCGTATCGGTGGGGTTGGGGGCAGTGAACGAGTTCCGCGCCGAACGCGCGGCCGAGGCCCTGCACGAGCGAATACGACACGGCGCCGACGTGATCCGCGACGGCCGACCGGTCTCGGTCGATGTGATCGACCTCGTCCCCGGCGACATCGTCGAACTGCGGGCCGGGCAGCTGATACCCGCGGACGTCCGGCTGCTGTCGGCGAACGGCCTGCAGTGCGACGAGTCGGTGCTGACCGGCGAGTCGGCCGGCGTCACGAAATCCGTCGAACCGGTGCCACCGGATACCCCGGTCGCGGACCTGTCCAGCTGCGCGCTGATGGGCACCGTCGTCAGCGCTGGTCACGCGCGCGGGGTCGTGGTGGCCACGGCGGGCGCGACCGCGTTCGGGCGCATCGCCCTCGGACTGGGAAAACGACAGCCCGACACCGAATTTCAGATCGGACTGCGCAAGTTCTCCATGCTGCTGGTCTGGGTGGCCGCGGCGCTCACCACCGGCATCTTCGCGGTCAATCTCGCGTTGCATCGGCCGGTGCTCGACGCGTTGCTGTTCTCGCTGGCGATCGCGGTCGGCATCTCACCGCAACTGTTGCCCGCTGTCGTGTCCACCGGTCTCGCCGCTGGGTCACGGCAACTGGCCCGGTGCAAGGTCCTGGTCAAACGCATGGTGTGCATCGAAGACCTCGGTGATGTGGAAGTGCTGTTCACCGATAAGACCGGAACCCTCACCGAAGGGCGCATCGAATTCTTGCGGTCGCTCGCGTTGGACGGCACCCCGGGCGCTGACCCGGTGGCGCTGGGGCTGGCCTGTACCGACGCCACCATGACGAACGGCCGGCCAGTCGGCGCGGACTCGCTCGACACCGCCCTGTGGACGGCATGTGGCGCCACACATCCTGGCGCGCAACGCTTTTCCAGACGAGCGACTCTGCCTTTCGATCACGTGCGCCGGCTGGTGTCGGTTCTCGTCGACCAGCCCGACGGCACCGCGACGGTCATCACCAAAGGTGCACCGGAAGCGGTGCTGGCACGCTGCACGAGGATTCCCGACACCGCCCGCGCCACACTCGATGACGAATTCGCGGCCGGACACCGGATCGTCGCGGTCGCCACCCGTCCCGCACCCCACCACGACCACCTGACCGCCGACGTCGAGACCGGCCTGACACTGAGCGGATTCCTCGTCTTCCTGGACCCGCCCAAAACCTCGGCGCGCCAAGCCTTGCAGCGCCTGGCCACCCTCGGTATCTCCGTCAAGGTCATCACCGGCGACAACCCCGCGGTCGCCGCCCACATCTGCACCGAACTCGGGCTCGAGGCGGGCCTGCCCCTGACCGGAGCCGACCTGGATCGGCTCGACGACCGGCAACTCGCCGAAAAACTCCCCACCACGACTATTTTCGCGCGGGTCGATCCCGAGCAGAAGGCACGGATCGTGCGCACCCAGCGTCACACCGGACTCGATGTGGCGTTCCTCGGCGACGGAGTCAACGACGCGCTGGCCCTGCACGCCGCCGATGTCGGGGTGTCGGTCGATTCGGCCACCGACGTCGCCAAGGATGCCGCCGATATCGTGCTGCTGGAAAAGGACCTGCGGGTGCTCGCCGACGGTGTCATGGCCGGACGGCGCATCTTCGCCAACACCATGAAATACGTGCTCATGGGCACCTCCAGCAACTTCGGCAACATGTTCAGCGCCGCGGGGGCCTCAGCGTTTCTGCCGTTCCTCCCCATGCTGCCCGCACAGATCCTGCTCAACAATCTGCTCTACGACACCAGTCAGCTCGCCATCCCGACCGACACCGTCGACCCCGAGCAACTCGCCCGCCCCGCACGCTGGGATATCGGGCTCATCCGCCGATTCATGCTCGTCTTCGGACCGATCAGCTCGGTATTCGACTTCGCCACCTTCGCGCTCATGCTGACCGTTTTCCATGCCGGTGAAACCCTCTTCCAGACCGGCTGGTTCGTCGAATCCCTGTGCACTCAAACGCTGGTGCTGTTCGTCATCCGCACCCGGCGCAGTCCCTTCTACCGTAGCCGCCCGAGTAACGGGGTCCTCGCCGCCGTTCTCGTCGCCGCCACCACCGGCGTCATACTGCCCTTCACCCCGCTCGCGAACCGTTTGGGGTTCACGCCGTTGCCGATCGCGTTCTTCGGCGCCCTCGCCCTTCTGGTCCTCGTCTACCTCGCTCTGGCCGAAACGGCCAAACGCCGGTTCTTCCGCGTACCCGCACCCGTGCCGGCCGAGCGCCCGCGCACCCCCGGCCATCGAGTGCAACGTCGGGCGGCCCGCTTCACGACCGGCTCGGCTCGACCATGCGGCAGGCGATCACCGATCTCGACCGCACGTCACCTGCGCACACGCGCCCACGAGAGGAGCTCACCATGA